In the Acanthopagrus latus isolate v.2019 chromosome 23, fAcaLat1.1, whole genome shotgun sequence genome, one interval contains:
- the nmt1a gene encoding glycylpeptide N-tetradecanoyltransferase 1, with the protein MKMADENETAPMPEKEDVEDHGHCSDCENEEHHFDDGDRGLGDDTGAKKKKKKQKKKKKSGAPEAAQDPLAKVNSLPADKLQEIQKAIELFSVGQGPAKTMEEATRRSYQFWDTQPVPKLGETVTSHGSIEPDKDNIREEPYSLPHGFSWDTLDLGNPAVLKELYTLLNENYVEDDDNMFRFDYSSEFLLWALRPPGWLPQWHCGVRVNSNQKLVGFISAIPANIRIYDIEKKMVEINFLCVHKKLRSKRVAPVLIREITRRVNLQGIFQAVYTAGVVLPKPVGTCRYWHRSLNPRKLIEVKFSHLSRNMTMQRTMKLYRLPEAPKTSGLRPMTKKDVPVVHRLLREYLSQFNLVPAMTPEEVEHWLLPQENIIDTYLVENDGKVTDFLSFYTLPSTIMNHPVHRSLKAAYSFYNVHTTTPLLDLMSDALILAKSKGFDVFNALDLMENKTFLEKLKFGIGDGNLQYYLYNWKCPSMGSEKVGLVLQ; encoded by the exons ATGAAGATGGCGGATGAGAATGAGACAGCACCGATGCCGGAGAAAGAAGATGTAGAGGACCACGGACACTGCAGCGACTGTGAAAATGAAGAGCACCACTTCGACGACGG TGACAGGGGTCTGGGCGACGACACTGGcgccaagaagaagaaaaagaagcagaaaaagaagaagaaatctggTGCCCCAGAGGCAGCTCAGGACCCCCTTGCCAAG GTGAATTCATTGCCAGCTGATAAACTACAGGAGATCCAAAAGGCCATTGAACTGTTCTCTGTCGGCCAAGGCCCTGCCAAAACCATGGAGGAGGCAACTCGGAGGAGTTACCAGTTCTGGGACACGCAGCCCGTGCCCAAGCTAG GGGAGACGGTGACATCACACGGCTCCATTGAACCTGACAAAGACAACATTCGTGAGGAGCCCTACAGCCTCCCACATGGCTTCAGCTGGGACACCCTCGACTTGGGGAACCCTGCTGTG CTCAAGGAGCTTTACACGCTTCTCAATGAGAACTATGTTGAAGATGATGACAACATGTTCCGATTTGACTACTCCTCCGAGTTCCTGCTCTG ggcCCTGCGGCCCCCAGGCTGGTTGCCCCAGTGGCATTGTGGGGTGAGAGTTAACTCTAACCAGAAGCTGGTTGGCTTCATCAGTGCCATTCCTGCTAACATCCGTATCTACGACAT agaaaagaaaatggttgAGATCAATTTCCTCTGCGTCCACAAGAAGCTTCGCTCCAAGCGAGTCGCTCCGGTTCTGATCAGAGAAATCACCAGACGGGTCAACCTGCAGGGTATCTTTCAGGCGGTCTACACTGCTGGAGTGGTACTGCCCAAACCTGTGGGCACATGCAG GTACTGGCATCGCTCTTTGAACCCACGGAAGCTCATCGAGGTGAAGTTCTCCCACCTGAGCAGAAACATGACTATGCAGCGTACCATGAAATTGTACCGCCTGCCTGAG GCTCCCAAGACTTCAGGTCTGCGACCAATGACCAAGAAGGATGTGCCGGTGGTTCACCGTCTGCTCCGTGAGTACCTGAGCCAGTTCAACCTGGTGCCCGCCATGACCCCAGAGGAGGTAGAACACTGGCTGCTGCCCCAGGAGAATATTATCGACACTTACCTAGTGGAG AACGATGGCAAGGTGACTGATTTCCTGAGTTTCTACACACTGCCCTCTACCATAATGAACCACCCTGTGCACCGCAGCCTAAAGGCAGCGTACTCTTTCTACAATGTGCACACCACCACCCCTCTGCTCGACCTGATGTCTGATGCCCTCATCCTGGCCAAATCG AAAGGGTTTGACGTCTTCAATGCACTGGATCTAATGGAAAACAAGACTTTCTTGGAGAAGCTTAAGTTCGGCATTGGTGACGGGAATCTACAGTATTATCTGTACAATTGGAAGTGTCCCAGCATGGGATCAGAAAAG GTTGGGttggtgctgcagtga